ATGTCCGCCCCGCGCGCCCCGCCCCCCGCCAGGCGGACCGTCAGCTCCCTCGCCAAAACAATAAGCCTTGCCTATCAGAATATCTAACGCATGAACAGGGTCTTGTCAACTGCCCTGCCCCAGCGCATGCGCTCTCCCGGTCCGTTGAAAAACGCCGCGCTTTCCGACTAAACTTCTGAAAATGGGCATCCTTGACGATATAGTCCTGAGGCGCAGGGAACGCCTGGCGGCCGCCATGCGGGAGCTGCCCCTCAGGGAGGTCCGTGCCAGGGCGCGGGACGCCGAGGCGCCCCGGGACTTCCGCGCGGCCGTAACGCGGCCCCGGGAAGACGGCCTGCCCCGGGGAGGCATCCGGCTCATCGCCGAGGTGAAGCGGGCATCCCCCTCGCGGGGGGTCATCCGTCGGGACTTCGACCCCCGGAGCATCGCCCGCGCCTACGACAGCCGCGCCGACGCCATCTCGGTCCTCACCGAGGAGGACTTCTTTCAGGGCGACCTGGCCTACATCGCCCAGGTCAAGCGGGCCTCCGGCCTACCGGTGCTGAGGAAGGACTTCATCATCGAGGAGTATCAGCTCCATGAGTCCCGCGCCCGGGGAGCGGACGCCGTGCTCCTCATCGCCGACATCCTGGAAGGCTCCCAGGGGAAGGAGTTCGTCCAGATGGCACGGGAGATGGGCCTGGCCGTCCTATTCGAGGCCCACGACCTCCGGGGCCTGGACAGGGTCCTCCGCTCGGGAGCGGACATCGTGGGCATCAATAACCGCAACCTCTCCACCCTGTC
The Nitrospirota bacterium genome window above contains:
- the trpC gene encoding indole-3-glycerol phosphate synthase TrpC; this encodes MGILDDIVLRRRERLAAAMRELPLREVRARARDAEAPRDFRAAVTRPREDGLPRGGIRLIAEVKRASPSRGVIRRDFDPRSIARAYDSRADAISVLTEEDFFQGDLAYIAQVKRASGLPVLRKDFIIEEYQLHESRARGADAVLLIADILEGSQGKEFVQMAREMGLAVLFEAHDLRGLDRVLRSGADIVGINNRNLSTLSVDLGSTFALMKDIPREKTVVSESGIGARRDVERLEEAGVDAILVGTAFMESPDIQARMNELLGPPEETPPARH